Proteins co-encoded in one Oreochromis aureus strain Israel breed Guangdong linkage group 3, ZZ_aureus, whole genome shotgun sequence genomic window:
- the LOC120439175 gene encoding uncharacterized protein LOC120439175: MICRILLSLSSCVFGSFVVNVTQTSCQAEENHNITLEWTFTVETGRSPTYLNIYCELITDNKLSLLYHVRDGAEVSESQDEKFSGRVQSDRDALREGRIRLQLCRLRTEDSGRYRCEVNTDYGLSSASCRLNVTAAADQLQPQGPTSPSQEERKDWKIIIIVLTAAAALLLALLMVCPLPWVMQRKKQKRPNFSACVKLQKLSGTESQNQHTSCL; this comes from the exons ATGATCTGCAGGATCCTCCTCAGCCTCAGCTCCTGTGTCTTTG GATCATTTGTAGTGAATGTGACTCAGACCTCCTGTCAGGCAGAGGAGAACCACAACATCACACTGGAGTGGACGTTCACAGTAGAAACAGGCAGATCTCCCACATATCTAAACATCTACTGTGAACTGATAACTGATAATAAACTCTCACTCCTGTATCATGTCCGTGATGGTGCTGAAGTCTCAGAGTCTCAGGATGAAAAGTTTTCAGGACGAGTTCAGAGTGACAGAGACGCCCTCAGAGAAGGACGAATCAGACTTCAGCTGTGCAGACTCAGGACTGAGGACTCGGGTCGATACAGATGTGAAGTAAACACAGATTATGGTCTCAGCTCTGCGAGCTGTAGACTCAACGTCACTG CAGCTGCTGATCAGCTCCAACCTCAGGGACCAACTTCACCATCACAAGAAGAGAGAAAGGACTGGAAGATTATTATAATTgtcctgacagcagcagcagcattattATTAGCTCTGCTGATGGTTTGTCCTTTACCTTGGGTCAtgcagagaaagaaacaaaagagaCCAAACTTCTCTGCTTGTGTAAAACTCCAAAAACTCTCAGGGACAGAGTCTCAAAACCAGCATACTTCCTGCCTTTGA